GTTGGTGATAGCCAAGAGCCACTCCCTGCCCCACACGCATCACCTTAAAGTTAATCCGTCGGCGATTACCCGGACCGAACATCTGGGGGCATGTCCCCTCTGAGGCAACAATATCGTGAACTGCTAGATCTTCTGCTAACAAGCCCCCTTTATAATTCGCGTAAAAATCATCTGTCATATGCTGCAGTTGACACCCTCCACAGGCCCCGAAATAAGGGCATGGAGGAACACGCCGGTGGGGGCTATCCGTCAGTCTTTCATACCGGTCAACCCCACATACCCCTGGCTTCAAGGGCTCAGCCGAGGCAAACTCAATTTCCTCACCCGGCAACGAAAAAGGCACAACATAAGTCTCCTGGGTCCCTTCGGCTACCCCATCCCCTTTAGAGTTCAGACTGGTTATTTTTATTTTCATGATCCCCTTCAATCTAAAGAAACCGCGCGTTAAAGGCTATAGAATATTTTCAAAATTTAGATTACAATGCCCAAGAAACCTCACGAAAGACTCTATTTTTGAAACATATCTTACTACACAACCTGCCTATTTTTACCATTATCATTTTTGGTTATGTGTGCAGCTATTTCAAAATTGTGGGGAAACGCTCGGCTTCAATTTTTACAGATTTCGTTTTTTTTATCGCCATTCCCGCCATGCTGCTGGGTCAATTTTCATCCCAATCCTTGGAAAAATTATTTAACGGCCCTTTTATTGCGGCCTTTATCCTCAGCTGTTTAGTGATTGGGGGGCTCACCCTTTTATTCAGCAAAAGAACCTTTCCTAATAACCTGTCAGAGCGCGCCATTTCCCTGATCGGAACCGCCCAAATCAATACCACTTATTTGGCTATTCCCGTGTTCTTTTTGTTTTTCAAAAATGTGGCCCCCATTGTTTTGGTCATGGTCTTTCAAACCATCTTTTTGACCCCCTTGAGTATTGCGATTTTGGAATATGATATTTATCGCAAGGCTCAACCAACCCAAGGTGTTGCCACAGCCATGAAGCTATTCTTAAAGCATTTACCGCTTATTTTAATGAAGGCCCCTGTAGTGCCTGCTGCCATGATTGGGGTGGCCCTTTCCTATTACCAGATTCCCGTCGCCGCCTCTCTAAAGCACATTTTTGACGTGGCGGGCAGTATGGCTGCCCCCCTTTCTTTATTCGTGCTGGGTCTGTCTTTAGAGCAAGACCGCATTGATTTTACCAAAGACGACTTGCTGATTGACCTGTTAGGACTGACCCTGTTGAAAAATCTGATGCATCCCCTGGTGGCGTTTTTCATCGGGCGGTACATCTTTGATCTTGAACCTTTTTGGATGCTTTCCCTGTGCTTGCTATCCGCTATGCCTGCCGCCCGAAACGCCAGCCTTTTCGCCCAACGCTATGGGCTGAACGTTCGGCGAACAAATGCACTTATTCTGATCACCACCTTTATTTCATTCATAACCATTGGATTAATTTTGACTTTTTTTAAGGACCAGCTGCAGATGTTTGTGCAGTAATATTTTTAGAGGAAATATAGCTATGAAGTTTATTTTTGGAATACTTGCAATAACAATTTCTAGTATTTGTAACAGTTTTTCAGCAGCTAGAGACGAAAAAGATATAATAGCAACACGGCCTCAAGTATCCAATTTTTTTGCTAGCACTGCAGAACTCTTTCCTCATCTAAGAAAAGAGTTGGCCGCAGGGAGAGGGGGAGAAAGCCTCAATTTTCCTACTACGATCACCCCTAGTAGGAATCGCGTATTTTTTGTGTGTGGCGCCAATAAAAAAACAATTCTGATTCAAGGAGGCTCCAAAATAGAGATTGATTTTAGGAGTTATGTAGAACAAGAACAGAAAAATAAAGCAGCCCAGAAAATTCAAGCCCTATGGCGAACCTATCGAACTAAAAAACTTAATGGAACGCTCCATGATTAAACTCTCAAAAATAATTTTTACAACGTCTTTTGTGTTTTTAAATAGCTTCGGCGCAACGCAAGACTTAGACAGTAATGTAAAAAGAAAAGTTGGTGCTCTTGTGGCAGCTAATCAGGAATCTATCTTTTTTTCCCACATACGTTTTGGTGAGTTCGATCTGAATAAATGCGATTCCGCAACTAATCTGATCAACTGCGCTTTAGGGCAACCTTGCAGCGCGGGTGCCATAGAAAAATTGTGGAGCTCCTCAACCTTCTGGGGAAGCGAAACCCCTGGCAGCCTTAAAGCCCTGGAAAATCGCTTAGACCGCTTTGCCCATCTTCCCACAGATGCAAGAAAAATGCAGTGTATGCAGGTGATGCAGCTTCATGTAAGAATGTCTGAGAATTTTTTAGATGCCCTGATCAGGTTAAAAGAAGAAAGCCCCACCGCCTGGAGCTACGCCCTTGAAGAGCGATGCCGATACCTTAATCTTTTTTATTTTAGTATGCATTTAGAGGCACTTAAAAACTTTAACAACGATGGTATGCCCAGCCTCCTTAAAAGCCAATCTATAGAAAAATTTGTATCCATTTTCTCTGAAGAAAATATAAAAAGATTTGGACGTCAAAAACCCCTACACCCTTTTTGTTTATATCTCCTGATGCCCATGTGGCGTTAGAAAAGATGGCTCCCCGAACTGGACTCGAACCAGTGACCCAATGATTAACAGTCAGCGATCTATGGGTTTTCTCAAAATTAATAGATCTTAATTTTTCTTTATCCAGCTTGCGTTTGCGGGTATAATGTCATTATTCTGAATTAACCTAAATAGCTCAAATTTTACTCAAAAGGTAGCACCAGGGTAGCACGGGAGTAGCACCAAATGAAGACACAAGAGAACAAATTTAACTTTACAAAAAAGTCCATTGAAAGCCTTCCAAGGCCAGAATCAGGAAAACGCACCTACTATTATGATACGAAAGTCCGGGGCTTAGGAGTCGGGATCACAGATAAAGGCACTCAAACTTTCATCGTGTATCGCAAAATAGGAGGCAGACCTGAACGTATGATTCTGGGACGTTATCCGGACTTATCTATTGAAAACGCTCGGGGAGAAGCCTCTAAGATCAACGCAAAAATTGCCCAGGGGGAAAATCCCAACCGTGAAAAGAACAAAATTCGGGAGGAACTTACCTTCAAAGAACTTTTTGCTCGTTACCTTGATCAACATGCCAAAGTGCATAAAAAGTCCTGGAAAAGTGATTTAAATCAGCACAAACTTTATTTATCCCATTGGGATAAGCATAGAATATCTAGACTACACAAAGCCGATATAGAGGCCCTACATGCAAAAATAGGTAGGGATCATGGACTCTACGCAGCCAATAGGATGTTAGCATTACTCGCCGTTATGTTTAGCAAGGCCATAAGCTGGGGATGGAACCATACAAATCCAACAATAGGCATCAAAAGATTTAAAGAAAAATCCAGAGAACGCTTCTTGCAAGGAAATGAATTGCCGAAATTCCTGAAAGCACTTGAGGAAGACCCTAACCAAACATTAGCAACTTTTTTTAAATTATGCCTTTTAACGGGAGCGAGACGAAGCAACGTCTTAGCGATGCGTTGGCAAGACATTAGTTTTGATCAAGAAACATGGAATATTGTTGAGACTAAAAACGGCAATTCCCAGCTTGTACCCCTTTCTGAGCAAGCATTAGGTCTTCTGAAGTCTCTTTTTAAGAAAAAGGAAAGTGGCTGGATCTTCCCCAGCACGACCAGCAAATCTGGACATTTGGAAGAACCCAAAAACGTCTGGAAACGTATTCTAAAAAAGGCAGAATTAGAAGATCTGAGACTACACGATCTTCGACGCACCCTTGGGAGCTGGCAAGCAACCACAGGAGCCAATAGCTATATCATCGGCAAGTCCTTGGGCCATAAAACCCAACAAGCCACTGCCATTTATGCCAGATTAAACATTGACCCCGTCCGAGCATCCGTAGAGCGCGCAACAGCAGCGATGATGGAAACACGAGAGAAGGAGGAATGAAAATTTTACTTAATGATCGACAAAAAGCTTTAATCAGATGAGTCAGAGTCTGGAGGAAGCAGGCATTCTCGTTGTAGTTTTGATTCCAAGTTTAAAAATTCCTTAAGTTTTATCATTGCAGCAATTTTTATCAAAAGAGACCAGTCTGTATCTTTTTCTTTTATAGTGCTTGGTTGACCTTCCTCTCCTCTCTCTATGGCCCGATCTGATGTAGCGTATAAAACAAGAGATGGAGGACCTTCTAAGACA
This DNA window, taken from Alphaproteobacteria bacterium, encodes the following:
- a CDS encoding AEC family transporter — its product is MKHILLHNLPIFTIIIFGYVCSYFKIVGKRSASIFTDFVFFIAIPAMLLGQFSSQSLEKLFNGPFIAAFILSCLVIGGLTLLFSKRTFPNNLSERAISLIGTAQINTTYLAIPVFFLFFKNVAPIVLVMVFQTIFLTPLSIAILEYDIYRKAQPTQGVATAMKLFLKHLPLILMKAPVVPAAMIGVALSYYQIPVAASLKHIFDVAGSMAAPLSLFVLGLSLEQDRIDFTKDDLLIDLLGLTLLKNLMHPLVAFFIGRYIFDLEPFWMLSLCLLSAMPAARNASLFAQRYGLNVRRTNALILITTFISFITIGLILTFFKDQLQMFVQ
- a CDS encoding site-specific integrase, translated to MKTQENKFNFTKKSIESLPRPESGKRTYYYDTKVRGLGVGITDKGTQTFIVYRKIGGRPERMILGRYPDLSIENARGEASKINAKIAQGENPNREKNKIREELTFKELFARYLDQHAKVHKKSWKSDLNQHKLYLSHWDKHRISRLHKADIEALHAKIGRDHGLYAANRMLALLAVMFSKAISWGWNHTNPTIGIKRFKEKSRERFLQGNELPKFLKALEEDPNQTLATFFKLCLLTGARRSNVLAMRWQDISFDQETWNIVETKNGNSQLVPLSEQALGLLKSLFKKKESGWIFPSTTSKSGHLEEPKNVWKRILKKAELEDLRLHDLRRTLGSWQATTGANSYIIGKSLGHKTQQATAIYARLNIDPVRASVERATAAMMETREKEE